Proteins from one Dysgonomonas sp. HDW5A genomic window:
- the ilvB gene encoding biosynthetic-type acetolactate synthase large subunit has protein sequence MMSEKITGSEALIRSLINEGVDTIFGYPGGAIMPVFDAIYDYKDKVDHILVRHEQGATHAAQGYARTSGKVGVAFVTSGPGATNAITGITDAMMDSTPMVVIAGQVASTLLGSDAFQEADVVGISQPVTKWAHQVRCAEDIPAAVARAFYIAASGRPGPVLLDITKDAQFGKIEYEYKKATFIRSYIPKPEINPEEIKAAAELISNAKKPLALVGQGVVLGSAEEELKAFLEKSGIPTALTVLGLSAIPSDHPLNVGMLGMHGNIGPNLKTNECDVLIAIGMRFDDRVTGDLNTYAKQAKVIHFDIDPAEIDKNVKTTVRVLGDVKESLAEVAKLIDTTTHADWLAEFRSCEEKEYNVVIKDELFPTSGSLKMGEVIHKVSEATNDDAVLVTDVGQHQMMAVRYFKYKQSRSVVTSGGLGTMGFGLPAAIGAKIGAPNRTVCLFVGDGGIQMTIQELGTIMQYDVDVKIIILNNHFLGMVRQWQELFFSERYSETTMKNPNFCMIANAYNIKSKIVDKREELDDAIAEMINHKGSYLLDVQVEAKGMVYPMIPSGTCVTNILLGNE, from the coding sequence ATCATGAGTGAAAAAATAACAGGAAGTGAAGCTCTTATACGGTCATTGATAAATGAAGGCGTAGACACTATCTTCGGATATCCCGGAGGAGCTATTATGCCCGTATTTGATGCTATATACGATTATAAAGACAAGGTAGACCATATATTAGTTCGTCACGAACAAGGAGCAACCCATGCCGCACAAGGTTATGCACGTACTTCGGGAAAAGTTGGAGTAGCATTTGTTACCTCAGGACCCGGTGCTACAAATGCCATAACCGGCATAACCGATGCAATGATGGACAGCACCCCTATGGTAGTTATTGCCGGACAGGTAGCCTCTACCCTATTGGGCAGTGATGCGTTTCAGGAAGCCGATGTGGTAGGTATTTCACAGCCTGTAACCAAATGGGCTCATCAGGTAAGATGTGCAGAAGACATTCCTGCGGCAGTAGCACGTGCGTTTTATATCGCAGCATCCGGTCGTCCGGGTCCCGTATTACTAGACATCACCAAAGATGCGCAGTTCGGAAAAATAGAATACGAATATAAAAAAGCCACCTTCATCAGAAGCTATATTCCTAAACCCGAAATAAATCCAGAAGAAATAAAAGCTGCTGCAGAACTAATCAGCAACGCTAAAAAACCTCTGGCATTAGTTGGGCAAGGTGTAGTACTTGGATCTGCAGAAGAAGAACTTAAAGCTTTTCTTGAAAAATCGGGAATACCTACTGCACTTACAGTATTAGGACTATCAGCTATTCCTTCCGATCATCCGCTTAATGTTGGAATGTTGGGAATGCACGGTAATATTGGTCCTAATCTGAAAACAAACGAGTGTGATGTACTTATTGCCATCGGAATGCGTTTTGACGATCGTGTAACAGGTGATCTGAATACGTATGCCAAGCAAGCTAAAGTTATTCATTTTGACATAGACCCTGCCGAAATAGATAAGAACGTAAAAACTACTGTTCGGGTATTAGGCGATGTAAAAGAATCTCTGGCAGAAGTAGCCAAGTTAATTGATACGACCACTCATGCAGACTGGCTGGCAGAATTCAGATCATGTGAAGAGAAGGAATATAACGTTGTCATCAAAGACGAATTGTTTCCGACTTCGGGTAGTTTGAAAATGGGTGAAGTAATCCACAAAGTTTCAGAAGCCACAAATGATGATGCCGTACTAGTTACCGACGTAGGTCAGCACCAAATGATGGCTGTTCGTTATTTCAAATACAAACAATCACGCAGTGTGGTTACATCAGGTGGTCTTGGTACTATGGGATTCGGATTACCGGCAGCCATTGGAGCCAAAATAGGTGCTCCTAACCGTACAGTCTGTTTATTTGTGGGTGACGGTGGTATTCAAATGACCATACAGGAATTAGGAACCATTATGCAGTACGATGTGGATGTAAAAATCATTATCCTGAATAATCATTTCTTAGGGATGGTGCGTCAATGGCAGGAACTGTTCTTTAGCGAAAGATATTCCGAGACCACAATGAAGAATCCAAACTTCTGTATGATTGCCAATGCTTACAATATTAAATCTAAGATTGTAGACAAACGCGAAGAATTGGATGATGCTATTGCCGAAATGATAAATCACAAAGGTTCCTACCTTTTAGATGTACAGGTAGAAGCCAAAGGAATGGTATATCCGATGATTCCTTCGGGAACTTGCGTTACAAACATATTATTAGGAAACGAATAA
- the ilvN gene encoding acetolactate synthase small subunit: MEDKTLYTVTIFSENTVGLLSQVTSVFTRRQLNIETLSVSPSAIKGIHKFTITVYSNREDIVKVVKQIDKRVDVLKSYFNTDEELIHQEIALYKLSTPDFLKIGSAEALIRKFHAQILEINENCVVIQKTGHYAETQALFEELSEMIGVLQFIRSGRVAITTSKIERLSDMLQEREKKNS; the protein is encoded by the coding sequence ATGGAAGATAAAACATTATATACCGTTACAATATTTTCGGAAAATACAGTGGGGCTGTTAAGTCAGGTAACCAGTGTATTTACACGCCGCCAATTAAATATCGAAACACTTTCGGTATCTCCTTCGGCAATTAAGGGAATCCATAAATTTACAATTACAGTATATTCTAACAGAGAAGATATTGTAAAGGTAGTTAAACAAATAGATAAGCGTGTAGATGTACTGAAATCGTACTTCAATACAGACGAAGAACTAATACATCAGGAAATTGCCTTATATAAACTTTCGACGCCTGATTTCTTAAAAATAGGATCAGCAGAAGCTCTTATCCGGAAATTTCATGCTCAAATTTTGGAAATCAACGAAAATTGTGTGGTTATTCAAAAAACAGGACATTACGCTGAGACTCAAGCTTTATTTGAAGAATTAAGTGAAATGATCGGTGTACTTCAATTCATCCGTTCCGGACGGGTTGCTATTACAACCTCAAAGATCGAACGATTAAGTGACATGCTACAGGAGCGTGAAAAAAAGAATTCATAA
- the ilvD gene encoding dihydroxy-acid dehydratase encodes MAIELRSSTSTQGRRMAGARALWRANGMKEEQLGKPIIAVVNSFTQFVPGHMHLHNIGQQVKAEIEALGCFAAEFNTIAIDDGIAMGHDGMLYSLPSRDLIADSIEYMVNAHKADAMVCISNCDKITPGMLMAAMRLNIPTIFVSGGPMEAGELDNKHLDLIDAMIKAADSNVSDKEVSAIERAACPTCGSCSGMFTANSMNCLNEAIGLALPGNGTILATHANRLKLFQDAAKMIVASTYKYYRDGDDTVLPRTIATKQAFLNSMTLDIAMGGSTNTILHLLAIAHEAEVDFTMTDIDQLSRKTPCLCKVAPNTDKYHIQDVNRAGGILGIMGELAKASLIDTSLPRVDGLTLQQAIDKYDITSANPSAEALELYKSAPGNKPNLVMGSQTNMYKEVDSDRANGCIRDYEHAYTKDGGLAILKGNIALDGCVVKTAGVDESIFKFSGTAKVFHSQDEACDGILRDKVKAGDVVVITYEGPKGGPGMQEMLYPTSYIKSKHLGKECALITDGRFSGGTSGLSIGHVSPEAAAGGAIGLIKDGDIIEIDIPNRSINVKVSDAELEKRRQEELAKGNEAFKPNRVRNISKALKAYASMVSSADLGAVRLID; translated from the coding sequence ATGGCAATAGAATTAAGAAGTTCTACCAGCACACAAGGCAGAAGAATGGCAGGAGCCAGAGCTCTTTGGAGAGCAAACGGTATGAAAGAGGAACAGTTGGGTAAACCAATCATTGCGGTGGTGAACTCGTTTACTCAGTTCGTACCCGGGCATATGCATCTACATAATATAGGTCAACAAGTAAAAGCGGAAATCGAAGCATTGGGTTGCTTTGCAGCCGAATTCAATACAATAGCCATTGACGATGGTATTGCAATGGGACACGATGGAATGCTTTACTCCCTACCTTCTCGTGATTTGATTGCAGACAGCATCGAATACATGGTAAATGCCCACAAAGCGGATGCAATGGTATGTATAAGCAACTGCGACAAAATCACTCCCGGAATGCTAATGGCAGCCATGCGATTGAATATCCCGACCATTTTTGTATCGGGAGGTCCAATGGAGGCAGGAGAGCTAGATAACAAACATCTCGACTTGATAGATGCCATGATAAAAGCAGCAGACAGCAATGTTTCGGATAAAGAAGTATCAGCTATCGAACGTGCCGCTTGTCCCACTTGCGGATCATGCTCAGGAATGTTTACTGCAAACTCAATGAACTGTTTGAACGAAGCTATAGGTTTGGCATTACCCGGAAACGGAACTATTCTTGCCACCCATGCAAACCGCTTGAAACTGTTTCAGGATGCAGCTAAAATGATTGTTGCAAGCACTTACAAATACTATCGAGATGGTGACGACACTGTACTTCCCCGTACAATAGCTACAAAACAAGCCTTCCTCAATTCAATGACTTTGGATATAGCCATGGGAGGTTCTACCAATACAATACTTCACTTACTAGCAATAGCTCACGAAGCTGAAGTAGACTTCACAATGACCGATATAGACCAACTTTCGAGAAAGACTCCATGTCTTTGTAAAGTAGCACCCAATACCGATAAATACCACATACAGGATGTAAACAGAGCCGGTGGTATATTAGGTATCATGGGAGAATTGGCTAAAGCCAGTTTAATAGATACTTCTCTACCTCGCGTAGATGGTCTTACTCTTCAACAAGCAATCGACAAATACGATATAACATCTGCAAATCCATCGGCTGAAGCTCTTGAGCTTTATAAATCGGCTCCCGGAAATAAACCCAATTTAGTAATGGGGTCGCAAACCAACATGTATAAAGAAGTTGATAGCGACAGGGCAAACGGATGTATCCGTGATTATGAGCATGCATATACCAAAGATGGCGGCTTGGCTATTCTGAAAGGAAACATCGCTTTAGATGGTTGTGTGGTTAAAACTGCAGGTGTTGACGAAAGTATATTCAAATTTTCGGGCACTGCCAAAGTATTTCATTCTCAGGATGAAGCTTGTGATGGAATTTTGAGAGACAAAGTTAAAGCAGGAGACGTAGTAGTTATCACATACGAAGGCCCAAAAGGAGGTCCCGGTATGCAGGAAATGCTCTACCCTACTTCATACATAAAATCAAAACATTTAGGAAAAGAATGTGCTTTGATTACCGATGGTCGTTTTTCAGGAGGTACTTCAGGACTTTCGATAGGTCACGTATCACCCGAAGCCGCAGCAGGCGGAGCAATCGGTCTGATAAAAGATGGTGATATTATAGAAATAGATATCCCCAACCGATCTATCAATGTAAAAGTATCGGATGCTGAGTTAGAAAAACGCCGTCAAGAAGAACTTGCTAAAGGCAATGAAGCATTCAAACCCAACCGTGTAAGAAATATATCTAAAGCCTTAAAAGCATACGCAAGTATGGTAAGTTCGGCTGATTTAGGTGCGGTCAGATTGATAGACTAA
- the ilvC gene encoding ketol-acid reductoisomerase — MAEMNFGGVVEQVATREEFPLEKAREVLKNEIIAVIGYGVQGPGQALNLRDNGFNVIIGQRKGGKTWEKAIADGWVPGETLFDIEEAAEKGTIIQYLLSDAAQIEVWPRIKPYLTAGKALYFSHGFGITYKERTNIIPPADIDVILVAPKGSGTSLRRMFLEGRGLNSSYAIFQDATGRAKERVIALGIGVGSGYLFETDFKREVYSDLTGERGTLMGAIQGILLAQYEVLRENGHSPSEAFNETVEELTQSLMPLFAENGMDWMYANCSTTAQRGALDWMGPFHDATKPVFAKLYAEVACGNEAQRSIDTNSKPDYREGLEKELQALRESEMWRTGAVVRKLRPENN; from the coding sequence ATGGCAGAAATGAATTTTGGAGGAGTAGTAGAGCAAGTTGCTACTCGTGAAGAATTTCCTTTGGAAAAAGCAAGAGAAGTATTAAAAAACGAAATAATCGCTGTAATCGGTTATGGAGTTCAAGGTCCGGGTCAAGCATTGAATCTTCGTGACAATGGTTTCAATGTAATCATCGGTCAACGTAAAGGTGGTAAAACTTGGGAAAAAGCTATCGCTGACGGTTGGGTACCGGGTGAAACTCTTTTTGATATAGAAGAAGCTGCTGAAAAAGGTACTATTATTCAATATCTTTTATCAGATGCAGCTCAAATCGAAGTGTGGCCTCGTATTAAACCATATTTGACAGCAGGTAAAGCATTGTATTTCTCTCACGGATTTGGTATTACATACAAAGAACGTACAAATATTATCCCTCCTGCTGATATTGATGTAATTCTTGTTGCTCCTAAAGGTTCGGGAACAAGCCTTCGTCGTATGTTCTTAGAAGGACGTGGTTTGAACTCAAGTTACGCTATCTTCCAAGATGCTACAGGACGTGCTAAAGAACGTGTAATCGCTCTAGGTATTGGTGTAGGTTCGGGATATTTATTCGAAACAGATTTCAAACGTGAAGTATATTCTGACCTTACAGGAGAACGTGGTACTCTAATGGGTGCTATACAAGGTATTCTTTTGGCTCAGTACGAAGTTCTACGTGAGAATGGACATAGCCCTTCGGAGGCATTCAATGAGACCGTAGAAGAGCTTACACAATCATTGATGCCTCTTTTCGCTGAAAATGGTATGGACTGGATGTATGCAAACTGTTCTACAACTGCACAACGTGGTGCTTTAGACTGGATGGGACCTTTTCATGATGCAACTAAACCTGTATTCGCTAAATTATATGCAGAGGTAGCTTGTGGAAACGAAGCTCAACGTTCTATCGACACAAATTCAAAACCAGACTACCGTGAAGGTCTTGAGAAAGAACTACAAGCTCTTCGTGAAAGCGAAATGTGGCGTACTGGTGCTGTTGTAAGAAAGCTTAGACCAGAAAACAACTAA
- a CDS encoding zinc-binding dehydrogenase, with product METKAKFWCWQKKGEPTDLILKEKEIREIGDNEVLIQNSVIGLNPVDWKLIEWGHPAWSSDSVPGVDGMGVILKVGRNMTHLRIGSRVCYHTDLSKDGSFSTHTIVSGNALMYVPDKLSDTAAASFPCPSLTAWQALQKIPNIAGKKVLVSGAGGSVGYFLTQLLLEANARVYVTASEKHHAEFLKMGVIQAIDYKDNNWKRTIKNHLNGDSFEAIIDTVSGEHATGMASLIGYYGHLVAIQDRVGQSPLPAFTTCISLHEVALGAFHKYGSPQQISELMQQGELLLHKIASGTLRIRDNKVETFDNLAKHLAEMKANNIQTKYLIKVS from the coding sequence ATGGAGACAAAAGCTAAATTTTGGTGTTGGCAAAAGAAAGGTGAACCAACTGATCTTATTCTCAAAGAAAAGGAGATAAGAGAAATTGGGGATAACGAAGTCCTTATTCAGAACAGTGTAATAGGACTAAATCCTGTCGACTGGAAATTAATAGAATGGGGACATCCTGCATGGAGTTCCGATTCAGTTCCCGGCGTTGACGGAATGGGAGTTATTCTCAAAGTTGGACGAAACATGACTCACTTGCGTATAGGCAGCAGAGTATGTTATCATACCGATCTTTCGAAAGACGGCAGTTTCAGTACACATACAATTGTTTCAGGGAATGCACTTATGTATGTTCCCGACAAATTGAGTGATACAGCAGCAGCGTCTTTTCCCTGCCCATCACTTACAGCTTGGCAAGCTCTCCAAAAGATACCAAATATAGCAGGTAAAAAAGTTTTAGTAAGCGGTGCAGGCGGATCAGTGGGATATTTCCTCACTCAATTATTACTCGAAGCCAATGCACGAGTCTATGTTACAGCAAGCGAGAAACACCATGCTGAATTCCTCAAAATGGGTGTTATACAAGCTATAGATTATAAAGATAATAACTGGAAAAGAACGATAAAGAATCATTTGAATGGAGATTCATTTGAAGCCATAATCGATACTGTAAGTGGAGAGCATGCAACAGGAATGGCTTCTCTAATCGGATACTACGGACATTTGGTAGCTATCCAAGATCGAGTCGGGCAGTCTCCTTTACCTGCATTCACCACCTGTATATCGCTACACGAAGTAGCGTTAGGGGCATTTCATAAATACGGATCGCCTCAACAGATATCAGAACTGATGCAGCAAGGAGAATTACTCCTCCATAAAATAGCGAGCGGAACCCTCAGAATAAGGGATAACAAAGTCGAAACATTCGATAACCTCGCCAAGCATTTAGCTGAAATGAAAGCTAATAATATTCAAACAAAGTACTTAATTAAAGTTTCATAA
- a CDS encoding trans-aconitate 2-methyltransferase has translation MTVESQFNSIAQLYDKQRPSLIPCLSDFYGVAIDNLNLSITSPEILDLGAGTGLFSEFVLQKYPNAKITLVDLSRKMLDVAKKRFSSNKNINIIQQDFTTFKGEKLYDAVISSLAIHHLEDQAKAELYNTIFSLLKPEGIFINAEQVAGESEYFSRLYDKKWREKVEASDLNREDIDASYERIKLDKRTPVSTQIKWLRDAGFKEVDCLYKYYDFAVLYGRK, from the coding sequence ATGACCGTAGAATCACAATTCAATTCGATTGCCCAACTCTACGATAAGCAGAGACCATCTCTGATTCCCTGCTTATCGGATTTTTATGGAGTAGCCATTGATAATCTTAATTTATCGATAACTTCTCCCGAAATTCTGGATTTAGGAGCAGGCACCGGATTATTTTCTGAATTTGTTCTACAAAAATATCCGAATGCAAAGATCACTCTTGTCGATTTGTCGCGAAAAATGTTAGATGTTGCTAAAAAAAGATTTTCGTCAAATAAAAATATCAACATAATCCAACAGGATTTTACTACTTTTAAGGGCGAAAAACTATACGATGCTGTAATCTCATCTCTAGCCATTCATCATTTAGAAGACCAAGCGAAAGCCGAGTTATATAACACAATTTTCAGCCTTCTGAAGCCTGAGGGAATATTTATTAACGCAGAACAAGTTGCCGGAGAAAGTGAGTATTTCAGTCGATTATATGATAAGAAATGGCGTGAAAAGGTCGAAGCCAGTGATTTAAACAGAGAGGATATTGACGCATCTTACGAAAGGATAAAGCTAGATAAAAGGACTCCCGTTTCAACCCAGATAAAATGGTTAAGAGATGCAGGGTTTAAAGAAGTCGATTGCTTGTACAAATACTATGACTTTGCAGTTCTTTATGGTCGAAAGTAA
- a CDS encoding TonB-dependent receptor has product MKKMLFYFLMTVYSSYLFSQRDHVSVMGSLIDATNTPIEYANVSLLSKDSTYILGGNSTSDGQFRISPTSQGDYIVKVSYVGYQDTYINVPQLMEKRDIGIVVLQENTHNLKEIEVTADRVINKVDRQITLPTDFQIKNSVQGIDLLNKMAIPEIAVDPVNRTVIATDGGSVQIRINGVRVSSVELMGVKADDVLRVETYNALGARFGGEDATVIIDVILKQKKTGGYVMTDLMNAPFVGFGDNLVVTKMNYKDSQFGALYYLSYRDYKDRFINRKTEFNNPDDSFYRQQDGIKTPFNYQTHNVNFSYNLRSSDKYLLNVEFRNEILNVNNNYRSRSYYSNTGLTTFNNTLNRNSRYSPTLDLFFKYNLSKKQSLMTNIVGTYIKTNNKRDYKEYDDEVIFVDISNRDKGNKYSLITEVVYENQFNDKLGFSTGINHTQGYIENTIIQATAEKMNLRNTNTYLFSQLQGTIQKFNYSLGVGITRIWFNEAKNGFTFYAFRPSLQLAYKAKDNLAIRYNFSIESQAPSLGQLNGVDQRVDSIQISRGNPNLRPYNLYNNILTLSFSRNNISANLNFRYNYFDSPIMDVTYLENDMYINTYANQNNLVKYGVFANMKIQLIKDIWSIGVTGGVDRFHSQSSTYSHYHTAYWGNINTNASYKKFDLNFAINFRTSSLWGEIISYGEDWQSIDLGYRYRAFRFGAGMSYPFKSEWSAGYKNLSKIRTENSWTYIPDNGHMLFLRFSWDVSFGKKYQSVSKSLNNSDRDTGIRGID; this is encoded by the coding sequence ATGAAAAAAATGCTTTTTTATTTTCTTATGACTGTTTATTCGTCATATTTATTCTCTCAGAGAGACCATGTTAGTGTTATGGGTAGCTTAATTGATGCAACAAATACACCAATTGAATATGCCAATGTATCTCTTCTGTCTAAAGATTCAACATATATATTGGGGGGCAACTCTACTAGTGACGGACAATTTAGAATATCGCCAACATCCCAAGGCGATTATATTGTTAAAGTAAGCTATGTCGGTTATCAAGATACATATATTAATGTTCCTCAATTAATGGAGAAGCGTGATATCGGAATTGTTGTTCTACAAGAGAATACACATAATCTTAAAGAGATAGAAGTAACGGCTGATCGCGTAATAAATAAGGTTGACAGACAAATTACATTGCCAACTGATTTTCAGATCAAAAATTCTGTGCAAGGAATTGATTTACTAAACAAAATGGCAATTCCTGAAATCGCTGTTGATCCAGTCAATAGAACTGTTATTGCTACCGACGGAGGAAGTGTACAAATTAGGATTAATGGGGTTAGAGTTAGCTCTGTTGAGTTAATGGGAGTAAAGGCCGATGACGTTCTGCGTGTTGAAACCTATAATGCTCTCGGAGCACGCTTTGGAGGTGAGGATGCTACAGTTATTATTGATGTTATTCTGAAGCAAAAAAAAACTGGGGGCTATGTTATGACCGATCTTATGAATGCTCCATTTGTTGGATTTGGTGATAATCTGGTCGTAACAAAAATGAACTATAAAGATTCACAGTTTGGAGCTTTATACTATCTCAGTTATCGTGATTATAAAGATCGCTTCATAAATCGAAAAACAGAATTTAATAATCCTGACGATTCTTTTTATCGTCAGCAAGATGGAATAAAAACTCCATTCAATTATCAGACTCATAATGTCAACTTTTCATACAATTTGAGATCTTCGGATAAATATCTGTTGAATGTTGAATTTAGAAATGAAATTCTAAATGTAAATAACAATTATAGGAGTAGGTCTTATTATTCTAATACAGGATTGACTACTTTTAATAATACCTTAAATAGAAATTCACGTTACAGTCCTACACTTGATCTGTTTTTCAAATATAATCTATCAAAAAAACAATCATTAATGACAAATATTGTAGGTACCTATATTAAAACAAATAATAAGAGGGATTATAAAGAATATGATGACGAAGTAATATTCGTAGATATAAGCAATAGGGATAAGGGAAATAAATATTCTTTAATAACAGAAGTTGTTTATGAGAACCAGTTTAATGATAAATTAGGTTTTAGCACAGGGATTAACCATACACAGGGATATATAGAGAATACGATTATACAGGCGACAGCGGAGAAGATGAATCTGCGTAATACAAATACATATTTATTTTCCCAACTGCAAGGAACAATTCAGAAGTTCAATTATTCATTAGGCGTAGGTATTACTCGTATATGGTTTAATGAAGCAAAAAATGGATTTACTTTTTATGCATTTAGACCATCGTTGCAATTAGCATACAAAGCAAAAGATAACTTAGCTATACGATATAACTTTTCAATTGAATCTCAAGCTCCATCTCTAGGGCAACTCAATGGTGTAGACCAAAGAGTCGATAGTATACAAATAAGTAGAGGAAATCCAAACTTGCGGCCTTATAATTTATATAATAATATCTTAACTTTGAGTTTTAGTCGGAATAATATCAGTGCGAATCTGAATTTCAGGTATAATTATTTTGACAGTCCTATTATGGATGTCACATATCTAGAGAATGATATGTATATAAATACATATGCCAATCAAAATAATCTAGTAAAGTATGGTGTTTTTGCTAATATGAAGATCCAGCTCATAAAAGATATTTGGAGTATTGGAGTAACTGGAGGTGTAGATCGTTTTCATAGTCAGAGTAGTACTTATTCACACTACCATACCGCTTATTGGGGCAATATTAATACCAATGCATCTTATAAGAAATTTGATTTAAACTTTGCAATCAATTTTAGGACAAGTAGTTTGTGGGGCGAAATTATTAGTTATGGAGAAGATTGGCAATCAATAGATCTCGGTTATAGATATAGAGCGTTTAGATTTGGAGCAGGGATGAGTTATCCATTCAAGAGTGAATGGAGTGCAGGATATAAGAATCTTTCAAAAATAAGAACAGAGAATTCATGGACATATATTCCTGACAATGGACATATGCTATTCCTGCGTTTCTCTTGGGATGTGTCTTTCGGGAAGAAATATCAGTCTGTAAGTAAATCTTTAAATAATTCGGATAGAGATACGGGTATTCGGGGGATTGATTAA
- a CDS encoding acyl-[acyl-carrier-protein] thioesterase — MSPKEGIYTYTIDAYLTDFRGKATLPMLGGFLLQAATRHAEERNFGYSFMTDQQRAWVLMRMTIELSEYPRNDTTIKLHTWVSDINKLFSERCFAFEDQEGNYIGYARSMWASIDLETRRPTNILDLQRMVELKSDRVCPIPSAAKIPSIKDVEFTTSFTVKYSDIDINEHLNSMKYIEHFIDVFPLEMFQEKEIKTFEINYIAEGQYGTTLDILQSKTELNKSVLEMKHHDKTICLARVTWQ; from the coding sequence ATGTCACCTAAAGAAGGAATATATACATATACAATTGATGCCTACCTCACCGATTTCAGGGGAAAAGCCACATTGCCGATGCTGGGAGGTTTCTTGCTGCAAGCTGCAACAAGACATGCCGAGGAACGAAATTTTGGCTACTCTTTTATGACCGATCAACAGCGAGCATGGGTATTGATGCGTATGACTATTGAATTATCCGAATATCCGCGCAATGACACTACCATTAAGTTGCATACATGGGTGTCGGATATCAATAAATTATTTTCTGAAAGATGCTTTGCTTTCGAAGATCAGGAAGGTAATTATATTGGTTATGCACGGTCAATGTGGGCATCTATTGATCTTGAAACAAGACGTCCAACCAATATTCTCGACTTACAAAGAATGGTTGAACTCAAATCGGACAGAGTTTGCCCTATTCCAAGTGCAGCTAAAATACCATCGATCAAAGACGTTGAGTTTACAACATCCTTTACTGTAAAGTACAGCGATATTGATATAAACGAACATCTGAACAGCATGAAATATATAGAACACTTTATAGATGTATTCCCTCTGGAAATGTTTCAGGAGAAAGAAATTAAAACCTTCGAAATTAACTATATTGCAGAAGGTCAATATGGGACAACTCTTGATATCTTACAAAGCAAAACGGAACTGAATAAATCTGTTTTAGAAATGAAGCATCATGACAAAACAATTTGCTTAGCCAGAGTTACTTGGCAATAA